A region of the Legionella adelaidensis genome:
ATATTGAGCGTGAACAGGCTTTAATGGATAGGAAAAAGCAATGTGAGCGTTTAATTAAGAATACCGTGGGCGATTTTAGAAGAAGCTTAACTAATTCATTTTTTGACGATATGTTGAAACAAGTGGATAAAGGGGAACAAAAAAAATTGTTGCCTGCCTGGACTACCTTCTTTGACAAATCAGATAAGGCATGGAATGAGCAATGGCCGCACATACAAAAAGAATTGTTAGCCGAAGAGATTAATGTCGCTAAAATTAATCTTCTCTTTCACGACTATGAGAACAACGTTCAAAAGCTCTGGACTAACCTCAAACGTACAATTCAAGATACCGAAGTAGTGTGTCTGGATGGTAAACACCCAGTTGAAAAATTGGTAGATACTGTTCCGCATCTGGAGCTTAATGATAAAACTAAAAAATTATTAACCAGCTTCTCCCTTAGTAAATACAGTTTAGATACGTGGAAGGTTTATGATCGTTACGATCCTGGACATGAAGGTAGAGCAGTTAAATATTCACATTGGTCTGTTCCATTTATCGCGTCGCTAAAAGGCTATGCCAATTTATTACCTTTTGTGAATTTCTCAGAAGCGCGAAGGCCTTTCGCAAATTTCAGAGCATGGTTAGAAGGCCATGGGCAATTATTCCCTGACTTTCGTGCAAGCCCCAATAAAGGAAAAATTATCGGGGGAACTTTACTCGGTTTAATAGGCGCAGCTATTGGAGTCGCCCTAGTTCTAACAGGAGTTTTAGCTCCATTAGGAATAGCGGTTTTTGGTTTATCGAGTGTCGTTACTAGTGCTATTGTATTAGGAGGGGCAGGTTTAGTCGCAGGAACTCTGACAGGTTTAGGCGCAGGAGCAATTACCGATAAGCTGACCCGCGGTGGAGAAACCACAAAAGACACCACGCTTGCTTCGGAAGACATGCAAGAATTGTCTCCCGACGAAGAAGCAGATGTTCCAGAATCTTATGCGGTACTTCATGGGGTAGGAGTAGCTGATGTTCATCGCTCTCACCAAACCGATCAAAGAGAGGATGAGGTAGTTGATGCTTTGCAAGTACAGACTCTCGAAGAAAATCCAAGAAAGACTGTTGATAAGATAGATGAAGAAGAAATTGATAAAGAATCGCACATTGGTATTGACACGCGATAACTCGATTTCGCGCTAAAATATCATAGATTATAATGGGGATTAAATATATGAGTAAAATGGCGATGATTAAAGGTGCTTTTCTTGATTTTCAAGAGAATGGAAAAACTTTAGTAAGTTATTTTGCAGAGATGGGTCATCATGAAATTGTAAGGTATCTCATTGAAGAATTGGGAGGAAAGTGGGAAGATGCTTTTTATGGATATGCATTAGCACGTAACCGTGATCAGATTTTAGCTCTACTTAGAGAGTGTCCTGAAGAAAGAAAAGGTATGTGCATTGAACAGGCCATAAGAGGTTTTGCGCAAGTAGAAGATTTCGAGTCTGTTGGAGCTATTGATGAAACGAGGAGTTACAAACCTTTTTATTTATTAGGCCGTGCCCAATCAGGAAAAAAAGAAAGCGTTGTTACTATGGTCAACCGTGAGATTCGCTTGTTTGCAAAAGCGGTAGAAGGCTTTGCCAGCGCGAATCAAGGAACTCAGTTGATTGCCTTTATAGAGGGTACTCGTTTTTACCCGCAAGCCATTTATCATGCCGCTAAATCAGGACATTCCGATTTAGTTAATGAATTATTAAAGAAATGTGGCATTTCTCCAAGTACAAAAGTCAATCCTAAAAATCTCCGTAATGCTAAAGAAATCGATATATACGGTTTATTTAATCATGCTGTAAAAGGATATTTAGCTGGACGACACTTCAGAGAAGCAGGCGATTTCATTGAGCGCGGGGCAAGTTATACGCAAGCCATGGGTGAGCTAAACGATAGTTCAGGTATGCCTGATACGGCATTATTTTTAACATTTCTTGCTCATATAAAAAACGAAGCTAAAAGACAGGAAATTGCAGAACACATGTTGCGCCAAGCTGATTTAACCGATTCGTTACGCCTTAATGCAGAAACTTTTGAGCAGCTTGAAAATATCATTCAGGAAATGTCCAATTCTAGATTAAATTATATAGAGGCATCGCAAAAAACACCGGAAGAGGAAGGTACCGGTGGTGAAGTTACCCTCTCCTATCTCGCTAAAGTGGTCCAAAATGAATTACCTTATTATGGACCTCCAGACTTTGAAGGCCCAGGTTTAATGGCTTCCTCTTAACTTTGCTCTGGCATAATAATCAAAGTTTTCTTTCCCGACTAATCAAGAATCGCGATTGCGGGGTGCAAAAATTCAGAGTCTGTAATGTATTCCGCGAGAGCAGCAGCAAAACTATACCCATTATCTTTTTTGGAAGAGCATGGGTATATGTTAAATCATCCAATATAAGAAATGACGCGGTAAGAAATTACCTGCTATGATTTAACTAGAAAGGATGACACAGGGACTTACATGAAAACAACGTATATTAGTTTTTCTCTTTACTTTTTGCTCATCACATCTGCTTTCGCCGACTCTTTTTACTGCCCACAACATAGTGCATTTATCAATATTGGCATGACGCAAGATCAAGTTGTAGCCGCCTGCGGGGTACCACTTAGCAAGCAAGCTTCTAACGCCCCAGTGACTCAAAGGGTTCCCGTAAAACAATTAATTTATACAACTTTAAACCAAGGAGCGGTATATCCAGGTCTCGATAATATCTACAATATGTGGTCCATACCGAGTGGGCAAACCGGTGTAAATGTTGAGGTAGATATTATTGATAATAAAGTTGCTAATGTTCGCATAAATGGTTCTTCTTCCAATGCCGTTTCCCTTTGTGGAGGCACTAATATTGAAATAGGTTCTGCAGAAAATTTGGTATATCAAGCCTGTGGCAACCCCACTATGGTTAACAACACCTACATTAATCAACCAGTTCCCAGTAATAGCAAACCCGAAGTTTGGGTTTATCAAGTTGATCAATTTCATTCCCCTTATAGCTTGACTTTTGTTAATGGCAAACTAGAATCCATCGATTAGAGAGAAAGCATAGTTCGCAATGATAGGTTTTGAGGGTTATATATGAGTGAAAATATTGAAGATTTAACCGTTTCCTACTCAGAAAATGGTAAGGAAACGGTAAAAGAATTGGACAAATGTATTTTAACAAAAGGTGCATGGACTACTATTATTTTTCGTTATCAAGACTGGGATAATTCAAAAAACGAATATGGTCCTCCTAAATTTTCTATAAGACGATATCAAAAAAAGAATAATCAATATTGGCAAAAATCGAAATTTACTATTTCCAGTAACGATCAGGCCAAAAAGATTATTAGTATATTATCGGAATGGATAGAAAAATAAGAATACCAAAATACTATCTTACTCTCTTAATTAAATATAATCCCAAGAGTGCAAATAAAAACGTAGGGGCAAAAGCCGCAACTTCTGCAGGCCATTGGAAAACTTGACCGATAGGGCCAAAGAAGCGATTAATAATATGGAAACCAAACCCTACCGTTGCACCTGCCAATAACTTTGAACCCATAGTAGAAGATCGTAAAGGCCCAAATATAAAAGGAATGGCCAAGATCATCATTACCACTGTAGTAAACGGTTGTATAATACGTTGCCAAAAAGATAGTTTAAAACTAAATAAAGCATGGTGGTCCATCTTCTGATCATGAAGAAAATGGCGCAATTCAGAAAGAGTCATCTCCTCCGACTCTTTCCCACTCATATTTAAGAGACCGGGTTTCAAAGGAACTTCCCAAACCATCTTTTTAATTTGCTTGGTCTCTGTATGATCATCATAGAGTCGCGTTTCAGCTACATCACTTGCTATCCAGTTGTTATTAACTAAACGCACCTGATTAATCAAACGGGCAAATTGAAGGTTATGTTTCTCATCAAAATGGAATTGATTTACATTTTGTAATGTATTGTTAGGTTGTAGAGAACCTACCGCAATAAAATTATTTTCATAACGTAGCCATATGCCTTTGGAGGTACGAAACGCTTGACCACTACTTAAAGCTTGTAAACGTTGATCGGTTCCTAATTGCGCTAAACGCGGAACAATCGTTTCACTGAGGGCCGTTACAATAAGAATTACAATCAAAGCTGCTTTCAATACTGCCACGGTTACTTGACCAATTGACATTCCTGCAGCTCGCATAACCACTAACTCGCGGTGATTAGCCATTATTCCTAATCCAATCAAGCTCCCTAATAAACTTGCCATAGGAAAAAACAGATAGACTTGGTAGGGCATTTGTAACAAAACAAAAAAAGCGGCTTGCACAAATCCATAATTGGCCTTTCCTAAATCATCCAGCTGGTTTACAAACAAAATAAAAATTTGTAAACCAGAAAGCATTAAAGTAACCAAGCCAATCGAGGCAAGAATAGTTTTCGCTATGTAGCGATCAAGAATTCGATTTTTCATGCAGGCTTCACTTGATTACGTTTGATAAGGCCTATCCCCAAAATCGCCACTGCCAGATGCAGACCCCACATGCCAATCCAGGTGGGCATTTTTCCATCGATAATCCAATCTTTGGCAACAAAAATAAAATTCGCATAAATAATATAAAGAACAATCGCAGGTAATATTTTGGCAAACTTACCCGAGCGAGGATTAACACGACTCAGTGGTACACCTACTAATGTAAGAGTAAAGATCATAATAGGAACGGCAAGCCGCCATTGTAATTCCGCTGCTTTTTTATGATCGGGGTTATTGAGTGGAAGCAAGGACGCAGTTGATGCTGTGCGAATATCATTTTTTCCACCCATTACCGGATGTGGCAATCGCGCCTTATAATTTTCAAATTCAGCCACTTGAAAATCAGAAGCTCCTGGCACGCCTTGATAAGCTTTGCCCTTTTGGAAATTGACATAATCCTCCCGGGTACCTGCATCAGTATGGGCATAGCCCTTTTCAGCGCGAATAATATTCCATTGTGCCTTTCCCTCTTTCTCTTCAATCTTGGCAAGGAAAATGTTTTTAGCCACAGTATGAGCACGATTCATGGATTCTACATAATAAACTTGTCCCCCAGGAATCTCATTAAAGCGTTCCGGGACAATGGTTTGAATAAGCGTTTTGATACCAGTGGTCTTTAAGAGTTTTGCCCGTTCAATAGCGATATAAGGACTTACCCAAATCATCAGGACAGTTACAACCAAAGCTACAAAGCTTGCTAAGTAAAAACTATGTCTTAATAATTTGCCAGGACTATAACCACAAGCTTGCAAAACAGTCATTTCACTTTCAGCATACAAACGCCCATATGCGACTAATAATGCCACATAAAAGCCTAAGGGAAGCAGTAGCCCAATTAAGTTGGGTAATTCTAGCGCCATTAATTTCATAATGAACATAGCAGGAATTTGCCCACTCGCCGCACGATTTAAATAGCGTACGAATTGATTACTCATAAATATGAGCAACAATATCGTGGTTAAGGCAGCTAACGTGACGAACACTTCTTTGGCTAAATAGCGGAAAATGATCACGATCGTTTTTTACTAATCTCGTTTTGAAAAAGAATCTATTATATAGCATTGAAAGAAAAAGGTGTGTAAACTTTTACCTTTCTTTCTGGCATTTTTTGTAGTCCATGACACCAATTCGTGTTGATTTTTATCTCCTACCCACTAATGATGTAAACACAGTTTGGCTAACTGCTTGTCGCTTGGTGGAAAAAGCATACCTTCGCGGGCATCGTGTTTTTATCTTTTGTGATTCACAAACAGACGCCCATAAAATCGATGAGTTATTGTGGACTTTTAAGGAAGACAGCTTTATTCCTCATAATTTGCAAGGAGAAGGTCCAGAACCACCCCCTGCGGTGCAAATTGGTTTTAGTAGTGAACCAAGAGGCTACAATGACATATTGCTCAATTTATCAAAATCTATTCCCAGCTTTACTGGACGTTTTAAACGAATTATAGAAATTGTAAATGGAACGGAAGACGCAAAGGAAGTAAGTCGACAGCATTATCGAGAATATCGTTCCAAACAATATAATCTACATACACACGTCTTATAAATCGTAGATACTGAGAATAGGCGCATTTTTCCACAGAACTCGCAGTATTGTTCAAGATTGAGCAGGTTTTTTACAAACCCTCTGACGCCAAGGATGGCGTCTGAGAGCTCCAGGATGGCTTTATACGTGTTTGTAAAACCCAACTTAATCTTGAACAATAACTTTACAAAGTAGCAAAATGCGCCTATTCCTTAGTTCAAAGATACTTAAGCTTTATCCGTAACGATGTGATAAATAATTAGTCATCGCTAATACTGCCATCGCTTCACCCCCTTCAGGCTTTCCAGGTTTGTTAACTAGATTCCATGCCATAATATCAAAGTGCACCCATGGAATACCTTCTTTAACGAAACGTTGTAAAAACAATCCGGCTAAAATAGCTCCTGCATAAGGGGAAGTACTGGAATTGGTTAAATCTGCAATAGAAGAATCTAACAAACTTTCGTAGGGTTTATATAAAGGCATACGCCAAACCGGGTCGCCTGCTTCATTTCCAGCCAGAGTCACATCTTGTGCCAATTTATCATCATTAGAAAACATGGCTGAAATTTCTGTCCCTACGGAAACCCTTGCTGAGGTGGTTAAAGTAGCAAAATCAATAATTAACTCAGGGTTCTCTTCACAGGCTTTTACCAGAGCATCGGCCAGCACCAATCTTCCTTCAGCGTCAGTATTTTCAATTTCTACCCGCAAACCATTGCGCATGGTTAAAATATCACCAGGTCGATAAGAATCATTGCTAATGGCATTTTCCACTGCAGGGATTAACACCTGCAAATGAATAGGTAACTTTTTAGCCATTAAAATAGCGGCCAAACCAATGACTTGTGCAGCCCCGCCCATGTCTTTTTTCATAAGACGCATGCCTGCTGGTTGCTTGATATCTAATCCGCCAGAATCAAAACATACCCCCTTCCCTACTAATGTAATCTTTGGATGGGTTCTATCACCCCAAGTCAGCGAAAGTAAGCGAGGGGCGGCACTGGCTGCACGGCCCACTGCATGAATAGCCGGAAAATTATTTTTTAATAAATCTTCTCCTACCCACTCCTCAAACTCTGCATTGAATTTTTTTGCTAAATGGGCAACCACTTCTCCCAATTCTTTTGGTCCTAAATCACTCGCGGGAGTATTAATTAAATCGCGGATAAGAAAAATAGCATCGGCTTCCTTTAAAACGTCTTCCAGTTTTTCTGGAGTAACCGCTAACAAACGCGGTTTTATTTCGATATTTTTATATTTGTCAAAACGGTATTGAGCCAATGACCATGCTAATAAGGCTGATTTTGAAAGTTGCGCTGTAGAGTAAGTACCTTTGGGAAGACGATTTAGCGCATGAGCCACAGCCAGATTATCTTGACCTTCCATTGAACCCACGAATGCTTTTTCAATACCCCCCTCCTGGGAATGCAATAAAGCAACTTCTCCAAGTTTTCCTGTAAATTGTTGGGCATTCAGAAACTTTAGTTCAAAAGAAGACAGTGAAGTATCATTTTTCCATTGATCTTTTTTTAATAAAATTAAAGGAATAGAATTCTCATAATTGGTGCTGTAGAAAAGACTTGCTTGCATTTACTTTCACTCCTTCATTTGCCCACGAAACTGAGAGGGACGCATACCTAAAAGTGCTAATGATAGCAAATAAATGACCAAAGCGGCCAGTACATGTGCTAAAAGCAGACCAATACGTGATGCCAGATGAAAAGACATCCAATATTCCACACTTCCAGAAACAAAAAATAAATAAATACTCATAAAGGTGTTAGCAATAAACAGCCGCAAAAGGAAACGTCCCCAACCCTTGGTCGGTTGATAAATTTTACGGCGAATCAATAGGTAAAAAAGAATTCCACAATTAATATAACCCGCAAGGGTAGAAGCTAAAGTTAACCCCGCATGGGCTAAGGGTACGATAAAGAGCGCACAAAGCAGCGTATTAAATATCATTGCCAAAGCCCCGACCTTCACCGGAGTTTTAATATTTTGACGCGCGTAAAAACCGGAAGCCAAGACTTTAACCATCATAAAAGCGGGAACACCCAGTCCTAGAGTAATAAGGCTTTTTTGCGTTTGTAAAACATCGCTGGCATTAAATTCGCCATAGGCAAAGCAACTAGCAACAAGCGGCATGGCAAAAACGGCTAGTCCCATCGCGGAAGGAACGCCAATTAAAAGCAAAGATCGCAACCCCCAATCGAGAGCACGGGAGAAAGGTTCAATATTTTGCTCCGCATGTTTACGTGACAAATGAGGGAGAATAACGGTTGCAATAGCAACTCCAAATACCCCTAAAGGAAAGTCAGTTAAGCGATCTGTCCAAAATAACCAAGAAACACTGCCCACTTGAAGAAAAGAAGCAAAAACCGTATCTATGAGCAAATTAATTTGTGCAATAGAAACACCAAATAAAGCAGGCACCATTAATTTCAATACGCGTTTTACGCCTGGATCATTAAACACCAGGCTAGGCTTTACCAATAATTGCCGATGATATAAGAAAGGAATTTGAAATAATAACTGCACAATCCCGGCCGCCAATACTCCCCAGGCAAGCGCTACAATAGGTTCAGAAAAATAAGGACTAAAATAAAGAGCAGCCACAATCATACAAACATTTAACATAACAGGGGTGAATGCCGGAACCCCAAAATACCCATAAGTATTTAAAATAGCTCCTGCCATGGCAGTTAAAGAAATTAACATTAAATAAGGGAAAGTAAGGCGCAACATTTCGGTTGCTAAAATAGAGCGGGTAGTACCTGAACCAAATCCCGGAGCAAATAAATAAACCACAAGAGGTGCAGCTACAATACCTATAAGAGTAATAAGAGTTAAAACAGCGCTTAAACTTCCCGCTACTCTCGCTAAGAATTCTCGTACCTCACTTACCGATCGCATTTTTTGATACTCGGCAAGTACTGGAACAAAAGCTTGTGAAAAAGCCCCTTCAGCAAACAATCGACGCATAAAATTAGGAATTTTGAATGCTACAAGAAAGGCATCCATTGCCGCATCTGCTCCAAAAATACGCGCAATAATCATATCTCTTGCGAATCCGAGTAAACGAGAGATAAAGGTCATTAAGGAAACTAATGAGGTGGAACGCAATAGACTTTGACGTTTAGGCACTATCATTTCAGGAGCAGACATTTTAATGCGCAGGGTGAAAATGGGTAATAATAGCCTGATTATGTATTTATCGCCATAAAAAACACGTAAACTACCCAGAGAAAGGCAAAATCCTGGATAGCTTAACCGACAATAACAGATGTGTTCAGCAAATTGATTTGCATTAACAATACAGAGCAGGATCTAACTTGACAAAAAATAATAAATTAGGCAATATTATCCTCTTTTGATTAAATTGTATCAGTGGAGATTCTGTAAGTGGCAAATATTAAGTCAGCAATTAAGCGCGCACGCCAAAATGAAAAATTGCGTCAACATAATGCTTCTGCGCGTTCAATGTATCGGACCTTTATTAAAAATGTGCTTAAAGCTGTAGAAGCCGGAGATAAAGAAGCCGCACAAGCTGCTTTTGCCAAAGCGCAGCCCATTATTGATAAAGCAGCTAGCAAAGGTTTAATTCATAAAAATAAAGCTGCTCGTATTAAAAGCCGCCTAAGCTCACGTGTAAAAGCATTGGCTGCTTAATCCAGCGTTTCCGTAGCTCTAAGTCCGAAGACACCCGAACCGGTTTAATCCGGTTCGGTTTTTTTATTCCTCAATACGTACTTCAATATTCTTACTTCTTGCATTTTCACGTTTAGGAATAACTATTTCCAATACGCCTTTTTTATATTTTGCTTTTATCTTTGTTTCATCAGTAGTATCAGGAAGTGCGAAGCGGCGATAAAACTGTCCTTGTACTCGCTCAATTCGTGAGTACCCTTCTCTTTCTTCTTTCGTTTCTTGTTTTCGTTCACCTTTTATACAAAGAACATTGTTTTCTAAAGAAACATGGATATTCTCTTTCTCAACACCAGGAATATCTGCTTTCACAATATAATGATCTTTTTCTTCTTTAATATCCACTGCCGGACTCCATAAATTGGTTTCCACAGTAGACTCATCATTATAAGGTCTTAGAAATTGATTCAATAAAGAACCGAAATAATCTCTTGGCCATTGTTGGTCACGTTTCATCATGTCTGCCATTTTACTCTCCTTTATGAATACTAATTATCCTGTTTTCTAGTAAATAATAATGAACTAGTATAAATAGATATAGAGATGATTTTGTAAAAATCAAGGTTACGTGAACTTTCTAGCATTCCCAGGGATTTTGGGTATATTTAAAGATATGCTATTAACGAGATAACGAAAATGACAAGCTTATTTCAGGTAGGGACAGTTATTGGTTTTTTGCAGGGGGTTTTTGACAGCACCTTTAGTATGGAGGAACTTACCAAAAAAGGAAATTTTGGTCTGGGAACTGTGAATGCCGTAGATGGGGAGCTCGTCATTTTAGATGGCGTTTGTTATCGAATAAATGCCGAAGGAAAAGCAGAGATTTTACCCGCTCAAATGTGCACTCCTTTTGCTCTGGTAACCCCTTTCGTTTCAAATAAAACTTTCACTTTAAAAAATATAAATAGTTTTGAGAAACTGGAAAATGTGCTTGAAAAAGATCATATGGCCACTCCAAATATCTTCTACGCAATCCGTATAGACGGTAATTTTACCTCCATTCAATTTCGCAGCGAGAAATGCCAAACGAAAACTTACCGACCTTTGGCGGAAACCTTGCCTACATTACAAACTTTTTTTAATTTAAAAAATTCAAAGGGCACCCTCGTGGGCTTTTATTGCCCGAAATACAGTCAAGGTCTTTGCATACCCCAGTTTCACTTTCATTATTTAGATGATAAAAAAGAAACGGGAGGGCATGTTTTTGAACTAGAAATGGAGGAGGGAGAGGTTTCTATTATTCCTTTGCGCCGTTTCGAAATGGAAGCTTTTAAATCAGATGATTTTGACAAAATGGATTTGGATCTGGGTATTTTGAGCTCGGTTACGAAAGTGGAGAAGAAAATAAGTTAAATATGGAAAGTAGGGCCTTCGGCCTAAAGTATCGTCACTTATTATTCAATCCTATCAATATTCTTTCATTTTATTTTTTGTTATTCCCGCGTAGGCTGTTTAGCCCGGACAGATAGGTTACACATGTCCGAACACATGGGTAACACATTTTAACTAAAATATGTTACCCGTCCACTATATAAATTAACAATTGAGTTTTTTCTTAATTGATTTAAATTTACCTCTCCAAGCTTTTGATGGGAGAAATAAACCTCTAAAATGTCTGAGTGTGCGTTCCCACTGCGCGAAAGTGACTGTTAAAGACTAATACTATCCATTCAAATCTCTTAATGCCCTGCATGCGGATCAATTGTTTTAAAGAGTTCTTTGTTGTCGCTATAGTCAATTGGAACATCAATTAGAACGGGTTTTTTAGTTTGCATTGCCTCTTTATACATCGCTTGAAATTGACCAGGATCTTTCATTTCCCAGCCTATAGCTCCAAAAGCTTCTGCAAATGCAGGTATATTAATAGTACCAAAATCCACGCCGCTTTTTCTTTTATATTTCATGACCTCTTGCTCTAAAACCATATTGTAAGTGCCATCTCGCCAAATAAAATGAACAAATTGAGCTTTTTCTCTCACCGCTGTTTCTAATTCCATAGCACTAAATAAAAAACCACCGTCTCCCGAAATAGACACTATCTTTGTCTTTGGACGAGCGAAATTACAAGCAATAGCCCAAGGAAGAGCGACCCCTAATGTTTGTTGTCCATTACTAAATAACAATTGATGCGGCCTATGAGAGTAGAAATAACGCGCCATCCACATGTAAACGCTTCCAATATCACAACAGATGGTGGTTTCTTCATCAATTGCTTGTTTCAATTCATAAATAAAACGCAAAGGATGGATAGGTGCCCCATTAAAACGTTGGCCAGAGTCAATTTTATTTTTTAAATTCTCCCTTACTTTAAGAATATTTTTATTCTGTTGCTCAAGTTGACGGGGCTTAAGTAACTCACCTAATTGAGAAATATTGGTGGCTATATCCCCTAATAGTTCGATTTGGGGGTGGTAAGTACTATGGATATTACAAGAGTGATAATCAAGATGAATAATGACTTTATTATCTTTAGCATTCCAAATTTCCGGATCGTATTCGACGGGGTTAAAACCAATTGTTAAAATCACATCAGCCAAATCTAAAATTTGATCTCCGGGCTGATTTTTGAAAAGCCCAACCCTTCCGATAAACAATTCAATATCGTCTCTGGGAAGTACTCCTGCGGCTTGAAAAGTACCGGCAACTGGAATAAAAATTCTTTTTATTAATTGGCGAATAGCTTTCGTATTTTCTGCTCTACTGGCTTCCAAGCCTAAAAGAATGACGGGTTGTTTCGCTTGATTAATTATTTCCGCAGCTTTTTCTATTGCTTTAACAGGCGCTTCGCCATAATACGGTTGGAGTAATCGAGGAATAGGCTTCACGTTGGTAATGGCCATAGAAATATCTTGCGGAAGACTAATAAAACTTGCACCACACGTTGGGCGTAATGCCGTGCGAAAAGCGTTCTCAATCACCTCGGGAATTGAATCAACCGCACGGATTTCAACGCTACTCTTCGTAACAGCTTCCATTAATTTTACATTATTAGTTACTTGATGCGATTGTTTTAAGCTCATGGCTAAAGGAACATTTCCACCAATAGCAACCACTGGATCTCCTTCTGTAGTTGCGGTAAGTAATCCTGTTACAAGATTACCTACTCCCGGACCCGAGGTTACCAGTACGACCCCTGGCTTACCCGTTATACGGCCATATGCTGCAGCCATGAAAGCTGCGTTTTGCTCATGTCGACAAAGGATTAATTTAATTGTGGAATCAAGCAAAGCATCAAATACTATGTCAATTTTAGCTCCGGGAATTCCAAAAATATATTCAACACCTTGCTCTTCTAAACACTGTACCAACAGTTGTCCGCCATTCCTTTTAGACATAAAAACCCTTAAGCATTCAGTTGTGTATATTGTTTACTTCCTAAAATTTTAGACGGTTGATTTAATTGTTCATAAGCCCGTTTTGCAGGGGTGTAGTGTGGAAATTCCATGATTATTTTATCAAGAATCTTACGCGAAGAAGCTTCATCTCCACTATTCCACTCGCTTATTGCATCCAAATAGAGTAAGTCTGCTGGCAATTGAGCAATTGTAGAGATAGTTTTGGTAGGAAGCGGTTCTATATAACTCGTTTTCACTTCAGTTTGTGCGTTAATTAACTGCAAAATATTCTTCGCTTGCGCGCTACCATTTTCCTGGGCTTGTTGTAATAGCCGCTTGCCTTGCTCAGGCATTGGCGCACCATTTGCGCCTTCATAATATAAGGTGGCTAATTGATATTGCGCATAGGGAATATTTAAATTAGCCGCTGTTTTGTAAAGTTCTTCAGCTTTTTTAATATTTTTCTC
Encoded here:
- a CDS encoding DUF2845 domain-containing protein, yielding MKTTYISFSLYFLLITSAFADSFYCPQHSAFINIGMTQDQVVAACGVPLSKQASNAPVTQRVPVKQLIYTTLNQGAVYPGLDNIYNMWSIPSGQTGVNVEVDIIDNKVANVRINGSSSNAVSLCGGTNIEIGSAENLVYQACGNPTMVNNTYINQPVPSNSKPEVWVYQVDQFHSPYSLTFVNGKLESID
- the lptG gene encoding LPS export ABC transporter permease LptG, with product MKNRILDRYIAKTILASIGLVTLMLSGLQIFILFVNQLDDLGKANYGFVQAAFFVLLQMPYQVYLFFPMASLLGSLIGLGIMANHRELVVMRAAGMSIGQVTVAVLKAALIVILIVTALSETIVPRLAQLGTDQRLQALSSGQAFRTSKGIWLRYENNFIAVGSLQPNNTLQNVNQFHFDEKHNLQFARLINQVRLVNNNWIASDVAETRLYDDHTETKQIKKMVWEVPLKPGLLNMSGKESEEMTLSELRHFLHDQKMDHHALFSFKLSFWQRIIQPFTTVVMMILAIPFIFGPLRSSTMGSKLLAGATVGFGFHIINRFFGPIGQVFQWPAEVAAFAPTFLFALLGLYLIKRVR
- the lptF gene encoding LPS export ABC transporter permease LptF, producing the protein MIIFRYLAKEVFVTLAALTTILLLIFMSNQFVRYLNRAASGQIPAMFIMKLMALELPNLIGLLLPLGFYVALLVAYGRLYAESEMTVLQACGYSPGKLLRHSFYLASFVALVVTVLMIWVSPYIAIERAKLLKTTGIKTLIQTIVPERFNEIPGGQVYYVESMNRAHTVAKNIFLAKIEEKEGKAQWNIIRAEKGYAHTDAGTREDYVNFQKGKAYQGVPGASDFQVAEFENYKARLPHPVMGGKNDIRTASTASLLPLNNPDHKKAAELQWRLAVPIMIFTLTLVGVPLSRVNPRSGKFAKILPAIVLYIIYANFIFVAKDWIIDGKMPTWIGMWGLHLAVAILGIGLIKRNQVKPA
- a CDS encoding DNA polymerase III subunit chi; its protein translation is MTPIRVDFYLLPTNDVNTVWLTACRLVEKAYLRGHRVFIFCDSQTDAHKIDELLWTFKEDSFIPHNLQGEGPEPPPAVQIGFSSEPRGYNDILLNLSKSIPSFTGRFKRIIEIVNGTEDAKEVSRQHYREYRSKQYNLHTHVL
- a CDS encoding leucyl aminopeptidase family protein, coding for MQASLFYSTNYENSIPLILLKKDQWKNDTSLSSFELKFLNAQQFTGKLGEVALLHSQEGGIEKAFVGSMEGQDNLAVAHALNRLPKGTYSTAQLSKSALLAWSLAQYRFDKYKNIEIKPRLLAVTPEKLEDVLKEADAIFLIRDLINTPASDLGPKELGEVVAHLAKKFNAEFEEWVGEDLLKNNFPAIHAVGRAASAAPRLLSLTWGDRTHPKITLVGKGVCFDSGGLDIKQPAGMRLMKKDMGGAAQVIGLAAILMAKKLPIHLQVLIPAVENAISNDSYRPGDILTMRNGLRVEIENTDAEGRLVLADALVKACEENPELIIDFATLTTSARVSVGTEISAMFSNDDKLAQDVTLAGNEAGDPVWRMPLYKPYESLLDSSIADLTNSSTSPYAGAILAGLFLQRFVKEGIPWVHFDIMAWNLVNKPGKPEGGEAMAVLAMTNYLSHRYG
- the murJ gene encoding murein biosynthesis integral membrane protein MurJ, which encodes MSAPEMIVPKRQSLLRSTSLVSLMTFISRLLGFARDMIIARIFGADAAMDAFLVAFKIPNFMRRLFAEGAFSQAFVPVLAEYQKMRSVSEVREFLARVAGSLSAVLTLITLIGIVAAPLVVYLFAPGFGSGTTRSILATEMLRLTFPYLMLISLTAMAGAILNTYGYFGVPAFTPVMLNVCMIVAALYFSPYFSEPIVALAWGVLAAGIVQLLFQIPFLYHRQLLVKPSLVFNDPGVKRVLKLMVPALFGVSIAQINLLIDTVFASFLQVGSVSWLFWTDRLTDFPLGVFGVAIATVILPHLSRKHAEQNIEPFSRALDWGLRSLLLIGVPSAMGLAVFAMPLVASCFAYGEFNASDVLQTQKSLITLGLGVPAFMMVKVLASGFYARQNIKTPVKVGALAMIFNTLLCALFIVPLAHAGLTLASTLAGYINCGILFYLLIRRKIYQPTKGWGRFLLRLFIANTFMSIYLFFVSGSVEYWMSFHLASRIGLLLAHVLAALVIYLLSLALLGMRPSQFRGQMKE
- the rpsT gene encoding 30S ribosomal protein S20 — encoded protein: MANIKSAIKRARQNEKLRQHNASARSMYRTFIKNVLKAVEAGDKEAAQAAFAKAQPIIDKAASKGLIHKNKAARIKSRLSSRVKALAA